A region of Argentina anserina chromosome 5, drPotAnse1.1, whole genome shotgun sequence DNA encodes the following proteins:
- the LOC126793707 gene encoding RNA-binding NOB1-like protein isoform X1: protein MDATVAPSPTLDPNPTPTAPVLSCWSNIVKKQPDPKPQNPSHSAIAAGKVFVESCKSSKGIAVAVVDANAIIQGGDTLAHFADKFVSVPEVMDEIRDPVSRHRLSVVPFQVHTMEPTDESLAKVVKFARATGDLQTLSDVDIRLIAMTYTLEAQMHGTEHLRACPPPVHTVNVRRLPEKELPGWGNNVPNLEEWEALENEAEERLNPESRILPLKDISLNVVAESESCSVDGSAAVEVKSDVGSENQDSGEGYQGRRRRYFPKKKEVNIEGKMVADGIDASQGQVDDNAGDWMPAVSRSTHRRFLRRKARRESYEASADNDSQQDAEERSSGDILVNARSQDQASPSKFEGACCRPVEGEMTVDKSRDEVPSVLEQTREIGVEDNDFKAGESTSDNGVNIGVEGDEVGVINEGLDHLEISSDNDESVDTSNMHEDSSEQSWMLRSLSESSVACITSDYAMQNVILQMGLRLLAPGGMQIRQLHRWILKCHACNTVTAEIGRIFCPKCGNGGTLRKVAVTVGENGIILAARKPRITLRGTKFSLPLPKGGRDAITKNPVLREDQLPQKYLKPRTRTKATKPGDDDLFTSNDYIFRHHSDKKAPLQPPIRKALAAFSGRRNPNDNHYSHSKH, encoded by the exons ATGGACGCCACCGTCGCCCCATCCCCAACACTCGACCCGAACCCGACCCCGACCGCCCCGGTACTCTCCTGCTGGAGCAACATCGTCAAGAAGCAGCCGGACCCGAAACCCCAGAACCCTTCCCACTCCGCAATCGCCGCCGGCAAAGTATTCGTCGAGAGCTGCAAGTCCTCGAAAGGCATCGCCGTCGCCGTCGTCGACGCCAATGCCATCATCCAAGGCGGCGATACCCTCGCCCATTTCGCCGACAAGTTCGTCTCCGTCCCCGAAGTCATGGATGAAATCCGTGACCCTGTCTCCCGCCACCGCCTCTCCGTCGTCCCTTTCCAGGTCCACACCATGGAGCCCACCGACGAGTCCCTCGCTAAAG TTGTTAAGTTTGCGAGGGCTACCGGAGATTTACAGACGTTGTCTGATGTGGATATTAGGCTCATTGCTATGACTTATACGCTGGAGGCTCAGATGCATGGAACTGAGCATCTCAGGGCGTGCCCTCCGCCGGTGCATACGGTTAATGTGAGGAGGCTGCCGGAGAAGGAGCTGCCCGGGTGGGGGAATAATGTGCCGAATTTGGAAGAGTGGGAAGCGCTGGAGAATGAGGCCGAGGAGAGGTTGAACCCCGAGTCGAGGATTCTTCCGTTGAAGGATATAAGCTTGAATGTTGTCGCTGAGTCTGAGAGTTGTTCTGTTGATGGTTCTGCTGCGGTGGAAGTTAAGAGTGATGTTGGTTCTGAGAATCAGGATAGTGGTGAGGGCTATCAGGGGAGGCGTAGGAGGTATTTCCCAAAGAAGAAAGAGGTGAATATTGAAGGGAAGATGGTGGCTGATGGGATTGATGCGTCCCAGGGACAAGTTGATGATAATGCTGGTGATTGGATGCCTGCAGTCAGCAGGAGTACTCATAGGAGGTTTTTGAGAAGGAAAGCTAGACGCGAGTCTTATGAGGCATCGGCTGATAACGATTCTCAGCAAGACGCCGAGGAAAGGTCAAGTGGTGACATACTGGTAAATGCTAGAAGCCAGGATCAAGCATCGCCTTCTAAATTTGAAGGGGCATGTTGCAGACCTGTGGAGGGTGAGATGACAGTGGATAAGAGTCGTGATGAAGTGCCCTCAGTCCTCGAGCAAACAAGGGAGATCGGGGTTGAGGACAATGATTTCAAAGCAGGGGAAAGCACTTCTGATAATGGTGTGAATATTGGTGTTGAGGGTGATGAGGTTGGTGTGATAAATGAAGGGCTGGATCACTTGGAGATTTCAAGTGATAATGATGAAAGTGTTGATACATCAAATATGCACGAGGATAGTAGTGAGCAGAGCTGGATGCTGCGATCCTTGTCTGAGTCTAGTGTAGCTTGTATAACAAGTGATTATGCAATGCAAAATGTTATTCTGCAGATGGGTTTACGGTTGTTGGCACCTGGAGGAATGCAGATCCGCCAGCTACACAG GTGGATTTTGAAATGCCATGCTTGTAACACTGTGACTGCTGAAATTGGGAGAATATTTTGTCCGAAGTGTGGAAATGGTGGTACCTTGCGCAAGGTAGCAGTTACAGTGGGTGAGAATGGAATTATTCTTGCAGCACGTAAGCCTCGGATCACATTGCGTGGCACAAAA TTTTCACTTCCTTTACCTAAAGGTGGAAGAGATGCCATTACTAAGAACCCAGTTTTACGTGAGGATCAGCTCCCACAAAAATACCTTAAACCAAGGACGAGAACGAAAGCAACTAAACCG GGAGATGACGACTTGTTCACTTCCAATGACTACATCTTCCGGCACCACTCTGATAAGAAGGCTCCTCTGCAGCCTCCAATAAGGAAGGCATTAGCTGCATTCAGTGGAAGGAGGAATCCCAACGACAATCATTATTCACATTCCAAGCATTAA
- the LOC126793359 gene encoding uncharacterized protein LOC126793359 isoform X2, with amino-acid sequence MGCMCSTLASKFAFFPPTPPTYKIHHPQTNDGKLTVVPSPSSSSTTSFPLPHADDNSFDVLLIDNKRGSKIVAFYLSNPYARLTLLYSHGNAADLGQLYDLFVQLKVALRVNLIGYDYSGYGASTGKPSEENTYADIEAVYECLQTEYGVSQEDLILYGQSVGSGPTLHLASKLPRLRGVVLHSAILSGLRVVCHVKFTFCFDIYKNINKIQNVKCPVLVIHKLSYRAQKMIL; translated from the exons ATGGGGTGCATGTGCTCTACCTTGGCTTCCAAATTCGCCTTCTTCCCTCCAACTCCCCCGACCTACAAGATCCACCACCCTCAAACCAACGACGGCAAGCTCACCGTTGTaccctccccctcctcctcctccaccacctcATTCCCTCTCCCTCACGCCGACGACAACTCCTTCGACGTTTTGCTCATTGACAACAAACGCGGCTCCAAGATTGTCGCTTTTTACCTCAGCAACCCCTACGCTCGTCTCACTCTGCTTTACTCTCATGGCAATGCTGCTGACCTTGGTCAACTCTATGATCTCTTTGTCCAGCTCAAGGTCGCTCTCAGGGTCAATCTCATTGG ATATGACTATTCTGGCTATGGCGCCTCTACTGGCAAG CCAAGTGAGGAAAACACATATGCTGACATAGAGGCAGTATATGAGTGCCTTCAGACCGAATATGGAGTAAGCCAGGAAGATTTGATCTTGTATGGGCAGTCAGTTGGAAGTGGACCAACACTCCACTTGGCATCTAAACTACCAAGATTAAGGGGTGTAGTTCTGCACAGTGCAATTCTCTCCGGCCTTCGAGTTGTCTGCCATGTAAAATTCACATTCTGCTTTGACATTTATAAG AACATCAATAAAATTCAGAACGTGAAGTGCCCCGTGCTAGTGATACAT AAACTATCTTACAGGGCACAGAAGATGatattgtga
- the LOC126796338 gene encoding cellulose synthase-like protein D3, with amino-acid sequence MASNYPNGTSRFNHFKQTSNDLDSGIGSVEFATYTVQIPVTPDNQPAGISLQRSTSQRVEDQYASSSLFTGGYNCVTRAQLKDKVIESETSHPQMTWAKGSYCTVPGCDAQVVTDERGLDIVPCECGYKICMDCYRDAMRNGETICPGCQEPYKEMDMNEYGVTMRQQRLSTDGMSKTERRMSLMKSKSIKSKALMESQAIEMDQNQWLFETKGSYGYGNAMWPKEDASGSLDGGMGGDPKMFKDKQWKPLTREVTISAAIISPYRLLVVARLVALGLFLQWRVRNPNDDAVWLWLMSVICEFWFAFSWILDQLPKLCPINRIAYVDVLREKFETPNPSNPTGKSDLPGIDIFVSTADPEKEPPLVTANTILSILATDYPVEKLACYVSDDGGALLTFEAMAEAASFANLWVPFCRKHDIEPRNPESYFSMKRDPYKNKVRSDFVRDRRQVKREYDEFKVRINGLPDSIRRRSDAFNAREEIKAMKLKRETRDDEPVENLKLPKATWMTDGTQWPGTWVNSSPEHTKGDHASIIQVMLKPPSDEPLTGTEVDSNSMNLSEVDIRLPMLVYVSREKRPGYDHNKKAGAMNALVRASAIMSNGAFILNLDCDHYIYYSQAMREGMCFMMDRGGERLCYVQFPQRFEGIDPSDRYANHNTVFFDINMRALDGIQGPVYVGTGCLFRRIALYGFDPPLVKERDGCCSGFFAKRKKTSMVASAPEVDSQDGSIDLDNDNEEMGVSLIPKTFGNSSLFVDSIRVAEFQGRPLADHPSMKNGRPIGALTLPRELLDASTVAEAISCISCWYEDKTEWGQRVGWIYGSVTEDVVTGYRMHNRGWKSIYCVTKKDAFRGSAPINLTDRLHQVLRWATGSVEIFFSRNNALLASSRMKFLQRIAYLNVGMYPFTSIFLIVYCFLPALSLFTGKFIVQELNVTFLVYLLAITITLILLAVLEIKWSGIELEEWWRNEQFWLIGGTSAHLAAVLQGLLKVIAGIEISFTLTSKSGGDDTDDDFVDLYIFKWSSLMVPPITIIMINLIGMGVAVCRTIYSDAPKWSALLGGSFFSFWVLAHLYPFAKGLMGRRGRTPTIVFVWSGLIAITISLLWVAISPPSGSEGIGGSFQFP; translated from the exons ATGGCCTCTAATTACCCAAATGGAACCTCCAGGTTTAACCATTTCAAGCAAACTAGCAATGACCTTGACAGTGGTATAGGGAGTGTTGAGTTTGCAACCTACACTGTCCAGATACCCGTCACACCGGACAACCAGCCCGCCGGAATCTCCTTGCAGCGGTCAACTTCTCAGAGAGTTGAGGACCAATATGCATCCAGTTCTTTGTTTACAGGCGGCTACAACTGCGTCACGCGAGCACAGTTGAAGGACAAGGTGATTGAATCCGAAACCAGCCATCCTCAGATGACATGGGCCAAGGGGTCTTATTGTACTGTGCCGGGATGTGATGCTCAGGTGGTGACTGATGAGAGGGGTTTGGATATTGTGCCTTGTGAATGTGGTTATAAGATATGTATGGATTGTTATAGGGATGCTATGAGAAATGGTGAGACCATTTGTCCGGGCTGCCAGGAACCTTATAAGGAGATGGACATGAATGAGTATGGCGTGACTATGCGGCAGCAACGTCTGTCGACGGATGGAATGTCAAAGACGGAGAGGAGGATGTCACTTATGAAATCAAAGTCGATCAAGTCAAAAGCATTGATGGAGAGTCAGGCCATTGAGATGGATCAGAATCAGTGGTTGTTTGAGACTAAAGGGAGTTATGGATATGGAAATGCTATGTGGCCAAAGGAAGATGCGAGTGGTAGTCTTGATGGTGGGATGGGGGGTGATCCTAAAATGTTTAAAGATAAGCAATGGAAGCCTCTAACGCGTGAAGTGACAATCTCAGCTGCAATTATTAGTCCATACCG gCTCCTAGTAGTAGCTCGACTGGTGGCCCTTGGATTATTTTTGCAATGGCGAGTCAGAAACCCCAATGATGATGCAGTATGGTTGTGGCTTATGTCTGTGATTTGTGAGTTCTGGTTTGCCTTCTCTTGGATACTTGATCAGCTTCCAAAGCTGTGCCCTATAAATCGCATTGCTTATGTCGATGTTTTAAGGGAGAAGTTTGAAACTCCAAATCCCAGCAATCCCACTGGAAAATCTGATCTTCCAGGGATAGACATTTTTGTATCTACAGCAGATCCAGAGAAAGAACCTCCTCTTGTAACTGCAAACACAATTCTCTCGATACTTGCAACTGACTATCCTGTTGAGAAGCTTGCCTGTTATGTTTCGGATGATGGAGGTGCACTTTTGACTTTTGAGGCCATGGCAGAAGCTGCTAGTTTTGCCAACTTGTGGGTACCATTTTGTCGGAAGCATGATATTGAGCCAAGGAACCCAGAATCTTACTTCAGCATGAAGAGAGATCCTTATAAGAATAAAGTACGCTCTGATTTTGTAAGGGACCGTAGGCAGGTAAAGCGTGAGTATGATGAATTCAAGGTTAGGATTAATGGTCTTCCTGATTCCATTCGGAGACGTTCCGATGCATTTAATGCTAGAGAGGAGATCAAAGCTATGAAACTTAAGAGAGAGACTAGAGATGATGAACCAGTGGAAAATTTAAAGCTCCCAAAAGCAACTTGGATGACTGATGGAACACAGTGGCCTGGTACTTGGGTGAACTCTTCCCCTGAGCATACCAAGGGTGATCATGCCAGTATCATACAG GTGATGTTAAAACCCCCTAGCGACGAGCCACTTACAGGAACAGAAGTGGATTCAAAttccatgaatctgagtgaggTTGACATCCGTCTTCCCATGCTTGTTTATGTTTCTCGAGAAAAGAGGCCTGGTTATGATCATAACAAGAAAGCTGGTGCTATGAATGCCTTGGTTCGTGCCTCGGCCATCATGTCCAACGGGGCCTTCATTCTCAATCTTGACTGTGATCACTACATCTACTACTCCCAAGCAATGAGAGAGGGCATGTGCTTTATGATGGACCGTGGTGGTGAACGCCTTTGTTATGTCCAATTTCCTCAGAGGTTTGAAGGAATAGACCCTTCTGATCGCTATGCCAACCACAACACTGTTTTCTTTGACATCAACATGCGTGCTCTTGATGGAATTCAGGGTCCAGTATATGTGGGAACAGGGTGTCTCTTTCGTCGTATTGCCTTGTATGGCTTTGATCCACCCTTGGTAAAAGAACGTGATGGCTGCTGTAGTGGTTTCTTTGCAAAGCGCAAGAAAACATCTATGGTTGCTTCTGCTCCTGAAGTTGATTCCCAAGATGGATCGATCGATCTAGACAATGACAATGAAGAAATGGGAGTTTCTCTTATTCCGAAAACGTTTGGGAACTCAAGCCTCTTTGTTGACTCCATCAGAGTTGCAGAGTTCCAAGGTCGACCCCTTGCTGATCATCCATCTATGAAAAATGGACGCCCCATTGGTGCCCTTACTCTACCCCGGGAACTTCTTGATGCATCAACAGTTGCAGAGGCAATTAGTTGCATCTCATGCTGGTATGAGGATAAGACTGAATGGGGCCAACGAGTTGGGTGGATTTATGGTTCAGTGACTGAAGATGTGGTCACAGGTTACAGGATGCACAACCGTGGATGGAAATCCATCTACTGTGTCACTAAGAAGGATGCCTTTCGAGGAAGTGCCCCAATCAATCTCACTGATAGGCTTCACCAGGTTTTGAGGTGGGCTACTGGCTCTGTTGAGATATTCTTTTCTCGAAACAATGCTCTTCTAGCCAGCTCCAGGATGAAGTTTCTCCAAAGGATTGCCTACTTGAACGTCGGAATGTACCCTTTCACATCCATTTTCCTCATTGTTTACTGTTTCCTCCCTGCACTCTCACTCTTCACTGGTAAGTTCATTGTTCAGGAACTCAACGTAACCTTCCTGGTATATCTCCTGGCCATAACAATTACCCTCATTCTTCTTGCCGTGCTTGAGATCAAGTGGTCTGGAATTGAACTGGAGGAGTGGTGGAGGAATGAGCAGTTTTGGTTGATTGGTGGCACAAGTGCCCACCTTGCTGCTGTGCTCCAAGGTCTACTAAAGGTTATAGCAGGAATTGAGATTTCATTCACTTTGACATCAAAATCTGGGGGCGATGACACAGATGATGATTTTGTTGATCTTTATATCTTCAAATGGTCATCTCTGATGGTACCACCTATTACTATCATAATGATCAACTTGATTGGAATGGGTGTTGCAGTTTGTCGAACAATATACAGTGATGCACCAAAGTGGAGTGCCTTGCTTGGAGGTTCTTTCTTCAGCTTCTGGGTGTTGGCTCATCTATACCCCTTTGCCAAAGGACTTATGGGAAGACGAGGGAGGACCCCCACGATTGTGTTTGTCTGGTCTGGGCTGATAGCAATCACCATATCTCTTCTTTGGGTAGCTATTAGTCCCCCATCAGGCAGTGAAGGAATTGGAGGTTCATTCCAGTTCCCTTGA
- the LOC126793361 gene encoding uncharacterized protein LOC126793361 produces the protein MEDDWESEDFKPSVSLTKEPVVKGNWDDEDADENDVKDSWEDEAEPASLASEPKAPAEKAPKKSAAKAAEKKGKSVEVEKEEPLDPLAEKLRQQRLVEEADYKATKELFSTRGEEKTIDNFIPKSESDFLEYAELISHKLRPFEKSFHYIGLLKAVMRLSMTSLKGADAKEVASSITAIANEKIKAEKEANAGKKKTGAKKKQLHVDKPDDDIAVDGYDPLDDYDFM, from the exons ATGGAGGACGACTGGG AATCAGAAGATTTTAAACCTTCAGTTTCCCTTACTAAGGAGCCAGTGGTAAAAGGTAACTGGGATGATGAAGATGCGGATGAAAATGACGTGAAGGATTCGTGGGAGGATGAAGCTGAACCTGCTTCTCTG GCATCTGAACCAAAGGCTCCTGCTGAAAAGGCACCCAAGAAATCTGCAGCAAAGGCTGCAGAAAAGAAAGGTAAATCTGTTGAAGTAGAAAAGGAAGAGCCACTAGATCCCCTGGCTGAGAAACTTCGTCAACAAAG ACTCGTGGAAGAAGCAGATTATAAGGCCACTAAAGAACTGTTTTCTACTAGAGGTGAAGAGAAGACCATTGATAATTTTATTCCCAAATCTGAAAGTGACTTCCTGGAATATGCTGAGCTCATTTCACATAAACTTCGTCCATTTGAG AAAAGCTTTCATTATATTGGTCTACTTAAGGCCGTAATGAGACTTTCTATGACATCTTTAAAAGGAGCAGATGCTAAAGAGGTTGCATCTTCAATTACGGCAATTGCAAATGAGAAGATAAAAGCTGAGAAGGAAGCTAATGCTGGTAAAAAGAAGACAG GTGCCAAGAAAAAGCAGCTTCATGTTGATAAGCCAGATGATGATATTGCTGTTGACGGCTATGATCCCCTCGATGACTATGACTTCATGTGA
- the LOC126793359 gene encoding uncharacterized protein LOC126793359 isoform X1, protein MGCMCSTLASKFAFFPPTPPTYKIHHPQTNDGKLTVVPSPSSSSTTSFPLPHADDNSFDVLLIDNKRGSKIVAFYLSNPYARLTLLYSHGNAADLGQLYDLFVQLKVALRVNLIGYDYSGYGASTGKPSEENTYADIEAVYECLQTEYGVSQEDLILYGQSVGSGPTLHLASKLPRLRGVVLHSAILSGLRVVCHVKFTFCFDIYKNINKIQNVKCPVLVIHGTEDDIVNWLHGNGLWEMARDPYEPLWIKGGGHCNLELYPEYIRHVCRFIQEMENTTTEIRLKKIRQNMHARKRSCASNCCRIKVCRPKCPECSIPKCVKCSSCWTLKCSCWKPKCFSCWKPKCSCWKPKCSCWKPKCSCWKPKCFSCWKPKCSCWKPKCISCWKPSCIKCCWRPNCTKCGGPSCCSSCTACFQWLCCVGGTQSGLDRNLDG, encoded by the exons ATGGGGTGCATGTGCTCTACCTTGGCTTCCAAATTCGCCTTCTTCCCTCCAACTCCCCCGACCTACAAGATCCACCACCCTCAAACCAACGACGGCAAGCTCACCGTTGTaccctccccctcctcctcctccaccacctcATTCCCTCTCCCTCACGCCGACGACAACTCCTTCGACGTTTTGCTCATTGACAACAAACGCGGCTCCAAGATTGTCGCTTTTTACCTCAGCAACCCCTACGCTCGTCTCACTCTGCTTTACTCTCATGGCAATGCTGCTGACCTTGGTCAACTCTATGATCTCTTTGTCCAGCTCAAGGTCGCTCTCAGGGTCAATCTCATTGG ATATGACTATTCTGGCTATGGCGCCTCTACTGGCAAG CCAAGTGAGGAAAACACATATGCTGACATAGAGGCAGTATATGAGTGCCTTCAGACCGAATATGGAGTAAGCCAGGAAGATTTGATCTTGTATGGGCAGTCAGTTGGAAGTGGACCAACACTCCACTTGGCATCTAAACTACCAAGATTAAGGGGTGTAGTTCTGCACAGTGCAATTCTCTCCGGCCTTCGAGTTGTCTGCCATGTAAAATTCACATTCTGCTTTGACATTTATAAG AACATCAATAAAATTCAGAACGTGAAGTGCCCCGTGCTAGTGATACAT GGCACAGAAGATGatattgtgaattggttgCATGGCAATGGACTGTGGGAAATGGCAAGGGATCCATATGAGCCTTTGTGGATTAAAGGAGGTGGGCACTGCAACTTGGAGCTTTACCCAGAATACATCCGCCATGTTTGCAGGTTTATTCAAGAAATGGAGAACACAACCACAGAAATCCGATTGAAAAAGATCCGTCAGAACATGCATGCGCGCAAGAGATCATGTGCAAGCAATTGCTGTAGAATTAAAGTCTGTCGACCCAAATGCCCAGAATGTTCCATACCAAAATGTGTAAAATGCTCCTCATGCTGGACGCTTAAGTGCTCTTGTTGGAAGCCAAAATGCTTTTCTTGCTGGAAGCCGAAATGTTCTTGCTGGAAGCCGAAATGTTCTTGCTGGAAGCCGAAATGTTCTTGCTGGAAGCCAAAATGCTTTTCTTGCTGGAAGCCGAAATGTTCTTGCTGGAAGCCAAAATGCATCTCTTGCTGGAAGCCAAGCTGCATAAAATGTTGCTGGCGACCCAACTGCACAAAATGTGGAGGACCAAGCTGCTGCAGCAGCTGCACTGCATGTTTTCAGTGGCTGTGCTGTGTAGGAGGAACACAAAGTGGGTTAGACAGGAATCTGGATGGCTGA
- the LOC126795117 gene encoding uncharacterized protein LOC126795117, whose protein sequence is MAELVLGAVLGAAFTVLQEAVNKATVGKFKKCKPLLGALQSTLDSIQPLVIQQIGEYNEKLKLPNDEIEALDRQMREGEYLIRKLSKLGWWNHIRSRHTRKLIELNGSLQRLLKHIVMQQARDIKENLIVTKQTKQQIAELQEDTRRFALALQDSGKQLVEFQELNERLLQERMLLQEGARDSQKTLFAALEENGKQLVHLHGVIEKMMKQQGSKGATDAETDDSDDEWLKPNEEEDDLVALSDLLYEGVRLLFDKDVMDKPVLKSIESTLAASLPPLKEVSRPAGFNVNEMRVEAVMIRMREGVKLFRQCSNLQTWNMYRKFKYANKLIQWDESLRVEINILLTRKHKSEPTTSYASREKKTQSGN, encoded by the exons ATGGCCGAGTTAGTATTGGGGGCAGTTTTGGGAGCAGCATTCACTGTGCTGCAGGAGGCGGTTAACAAGGCGACGGTCGGCAAGTTTAAGAAGTGTAAACCTCTATTAGGAGCTCTCCAATCGACACTGGACTCAATACAGCCATTGGTCAtccaacagattggagagtACAACGAGAAGTTGAAGCTCCCAAACGATGAAATAGAAGCGCTTGACAGACAAATGAGGGAAGGCGAGTACCTAATTCGGAAGTTGTCGAAATTGGGTTGGTGGAACCACATCAGGTCTCGTCACACCAGAAAACTTATCGAATTGAATGGATCTCTTCAAAGACTCTTGAAACATATAGTGATGCAGCAAGCAAGGGATATTAAGGAGAACTTGATTGTGACCAAGCAAACCAAACAACAAATTGCGGAATTGCAAGAAGATACGAGGAGGTTTGCTTTGGCACTGCAAGACAGCGGGAAACAACTTGTCGAGTTCCAAGAGCTGAATGAGAGGCTATTACAAGAACGTATGCTGCTGCAAGAAGGAGCAAGGGATTCGCAGAAGACTTTGTTTGCGGCACTCGAAGAGAACGGAAAACAACTTGTTCATTTGCATGGAGTGATAGAAAAAATGATGAAGCAGCAGGGATCAAAGGGTGCGACGGATGCAGAAACAG ATGATTCTGATGATGAATGGTTGAAGCCTAacgaagaagaggatgatcTGGTGGCACTATCTGATTTGCTGTATGAGGGCGTACGACTACTTTTCGACAAGGATGTCATGGACAAACCTGTTCTTAAAAGCATCGAATCCACGCTAGCAGCCTCGTTACCACCACTCAAAGAAGTTTCCAGGCCCGCTGGGTTTAACGTGAATGAGATGCGAGTAGAGGCTGTCATGATACGAATGCGAGAAGGAGTTAAGCTCTTTCGTCAGTGCTCAAACCTTCAAACGTGGAATATGTACAGGAAGTTCAAATACGCCAACAAACTTATTCAGTGGGATGAGTCTCTTCGAGTAGAGATTAATATTTTGTTAACACGGAAACACAAAAGTGAACCAACTACATCATATGCCTCCAGGGAAAAAAAGACTCAAAGTGGTAACTAA
- the LOC126793707 gene encoding RNA-binding NOB1-like protein isoform X2, protein MDATVAPSPTLDPNPTPTAPVLSCWSNIVKKQPDPKPQNPSHSAIAAGKVFVESCKSSKGIAVAVVDANAIIQGGDTLAHFADKFVSVPEVMDEIRDPVSRHRLSVVPFQVHTMEPTDESLAKVVKFARATGDLQTLSDVDIRLIAMTYTLEAQMHGTEHLRACPPPVHTVNVRRLPEKELPGWGNNVPNLEEWEALENEAEERLNPESRILPLKDISLNVVAESESCSVDGSAAVEVKSDVGSENQDSGEGYQGRRRRYFPKKKEVNIEGKMVADGIDASQGQVDDNAGDWMPAVSRSTHRRFLRRKARRESYEASADNDSQQDAEERSSGDILVNARSQDQASPSKFEGACCRPVEGEMTVDKSRDEVPSVLEQTREIGVEDNDFKAGESTSDNGVNIGVEGDEVGVINEGLDHLEISSDNDESVDTSNMHEDSSEQSWMLRSLSESSVACITSDYAMQNVILQMGLRLLAPGGMQIRQLHRWILKCHACNTVTAEIGRIFCPKCGNGGTLRKVAVTVGENGIILAARKPRITLRGTKGVQQAFLFSFPADPEAQTQQQAQSTLVQFLRRSTLV, encoded by the exons ATGGACGCCACCGTCGCCCCATCCCCAACACTCGACCCGAACCCGACCCCGACCGCCCCGGTACTCTCCTGCTGGAGCAACATCGTCAAGAAGCAGCCGGACCCGAAACCCCAGAACCCTTCCCACTCCGCAATCGCCGCCGGCAAAGTATTCGTCGAGAGCTGCAAGTCCTCGAAAGGCATCGCCGTCGCCGTCGTCGACGCCAATGCCATCATCCAAGGCGGCGATACCCTCGCCCATTTCGCCGACAAGTTCGTCTCCGTCCCCGAAGTCATGGATGAAATCCGTGACCCTGTCTCCCGCCACCGCCTCTCCGTCGTCCCTTTCCAGGTCCACACCATGGAGCCCACCGACGAGTCCCTCGCTAAAG TTGTTAAGTTTGCGAGGGCTACCGGAGATTTACAGACGTTGTCTGATGTGGATATTAGGCTCATTGCTATGACTTATACGCTGGAGGCTCAGATGCATGGAACTGAGCATCTCAGGGCGTGCCCTCCGCCGGTGCATACGGTTAATGTGAGGAGGCTGCCGGAGAAGGAGCTGCCCGGGTGGGGGAATAATGTGCCGAATTTGGAAGAGTGGGAAGCGCTGGAGAATGAGGCCGAGGAGAGGTTGAACCCCGAGTCGAGGATTCTTCCGTTGAAGGATATAAGCTTGAATGTTGTCGCTGAGTCTGAGAGTTGTTCTGTTGATGGTTCTGCTGCGGTGGAAGTTAAGAGTGATGTTGGTTCTGAGAATCAGGATAGTGGTGAGGGCTATCAGGGGAGGCGTAGGAGGTATTTCCCAAAGAAGAAAGAGGTGAATATTGAAGGGAAGATGGTGGCTGATGGGATTGATGCGTCCCAGGGACAAGTTGATGATAATGCTGGTGATTGGATGCCTGCAGTCAGCAGGAGTACTCATAGGAGGTTTTTGAGAAGGAAAGCTAGACGCGAGTCTTATGAGGCATCGGCTGATAACGATTCTCAGCAAGACGCCGAGGAAAGGTCAAGTGGTGACATACTGGTAAATGCTAGAAGCCAGGATCAAGCATCGCCTTCTAAATTTGAAGGGGCATGTTGCAGACCTGTGGAGGGTGAGATGACAGTGGATAAGAGTCGTGATGAAGTGCCCTCAGTCCTCGAGCAAACAAGGGAGATCGGGGTTGAGGACAATGATTTCAAAGCAGGGGAAAGCACTTCTGATAATGGTGTGAATATTGGTGTTGAGGGTGATGAGGTTGGTGTGATAAATGAAGGGCTGGATCACTTGGAGATTTCAAGTGATAATGATGAAAGTGTTGATACATCAAATATGCACGAGGATAGTAGTGAGCAGAGCTGGATGCTGCGATCCTTGTCTGAGTCTAGTGTAGCTTGTATAACAAGTGATTATGCAATGCAAAATGTTATTCTGCAGATGGGTTTACGGTTGTTGGCACCTGGAGGAATGCAGATCCGCCAGCTACACAG GTGGATTTTGAAATGCCATGCTTGTAACACTGTGACTGCTGAAATTGGGAGAATATTTTGTCCGAAGTGTGGAAATGGTGGTACCTTGCGCAAGGTAGCAGTTACAGTGGGTGAGAATGGAATTATTCTTGCAGCACGTAAGCCTCGGATCACATTGCGTGGCACAAAA GGCGTTCAGCAGGCCTTCCTCTTTTCCTTCCCAGCAGATCCTGAGGCACAGACCCAACAGCAGGCCCAGTCAACTCTAGTCCAGTTCCTCCGTCGGTCAACCCTAGTTTGA